GACCCTCCTTGGTATTTATTGTTTTCAGCGACTAATATTTTACCAAAAAGAGTGGTCTCTTGCTATTTTTTGTCCTAGAACAATTTTACACTAAGAATAAAAAATGCACTAATTGATGCATAAATCTTGACAAAAGGCATATAATATAGTATCATTGTATCACAAAAGAGGTGATGCAATGAATCAGCACTATAATCAGAATTATACCTGGGAACAGATTGATGAGATTTTGGCAATGATACATGACTGTATTAGAGAGGGCAGATTCATTATATCAAAAAATGAGAATAGACAAGAAAACATAGATTTTATAAATGAATATAATCTAAACAGCAGAAGGCAAAAGGAGATTTTACTGAAAATAAAAACAGAAGATTTTTGCCATTCATTGCAAAATACGAAAGTAGGATTTGAACATGAGGTTTTATATGTATTTTGTCCCCAGGTTACGTTATTTAACTTTGATGGCATCGAGGAGTTAGTTGATATATATACGAAATTTAATCTAATTGATAGTGAAAGTGGAAAACGAGTGGTTGTTATATCGTTTCATAAGCGAAACAAGCCGATTGATTATCTTTTTCGATGATCAATCAGAAAGTTTGAGAGTTTGAAAGGAGGCCGCCTTATGAATAGGAATAAGACATTTTGCGAGGAATGCAGAAGAGATGTCGAATACATGGTAGAAACAGCAACAATTAAGGGTAAACTTAAAGGCGAAGAATATGAGTATACTGGAAAGAAGGCTGTTTGTACGGAATGTGGGAGCGAAGTCTATGTAGCGGATATAGAGGACGAAAATCTAAAGGCTTTGTATGACACGTACCGTCAAAAAAACGGCATTATTTCGCTGGAGAAGATATTAGAAATACCTCAGAAATACAATATTGGCAAACGTCCGCTATCATTGCTTTTAGGTTGGGGGGAAATGACTTTTTCGAGATATTGTGAAGGTGATATGCCTACAAAACAGTATTCAGATATTCTTCAAAAGATTTATGATGATCCAGCGTATTATAAAGAATTACTGGAGAAAAATAAGGACAATTTAAAATCTCTGCAGGCATATGAAAAAAGTAAGCGGAAGGTACAGGAACTGCTTGGGGAAGAAAACAAAACGGGTTCAAAGCTGGACTCAATTATCCAATATCTGCTTTATAAATGCGAGGACATAACTCCTTTAGCTTTACAAAAGGCGCTATATTATGTCCAGGGTTTTTATTATGCTTTTGAAGGACGGTTTCTTTTTGAAGAAGACTGTGAGGCATGGGTTCATGGACCGGTTTACAGAGATATATATAACAGGTATTCATCTTATCGGTTTGACCCCATTGAGAGTGTTGAAGCTTTCGATGAATCAGTTTTTACAACTGCTGAAAAAGCGATATTGGATAGCGTTATTAAGAACTTCTGCTGTTATAGCGGAAAAACGCTAGAGAAGTTTACGCATCTGGAGAAACCATGGCGGCATACTAGAGACGGTTTGCCGGTGGATGCGCATTCTAATCGTGTAATACCCAAAGAGTTGATCGGGAAATATTTTGTAGCTGTAAAAGAAAAATTCAACATGCTTACTCCTGGAGATATAGAAGTATATTCGAAAGCTATCTTTGAACAAATAAACTGATATTTTTAGCTTCCTTTAAGGTGAGATTTTCATGAGATGAAAAACACAGGTATCCCATATATAATGATATCGTGAAAAAATAACATTAAAACGCATAAGCCCTTCGGGGCTTTTTCTTATGACATAAAACAGGAGGGAGGAAAGATGGTTAATAAATGCTTTGGCAGTAACGGAAGGAACGGCTGCAATATCCTGACTGTACACAAGTGCTTGCAAGATAAATGTTCCTTCTATAAAAGCACCAAGGAGTTAGAGGAAGATAGGAAAAAGGCTTATCTTTTGCTTGCAGCTTTACCACCCGATATGCAGCGGTATATCTCCGATAAGTATTATAACGGTAAGATGCCATGGTCAAATAGCAAATGTGTTGTTCAATATTCCAGATGAGATTTTTATGAGATGAAATTCATTATAAATCCAAATATAATGGTATTGTGAAAAGTTATGGATAAGCCTTCATGGGATATGAACCTGTGAGGGCTTTTTTATACCTGTAAAGGAGGTGGCCAGATGCCAAGAAAACCAAAAAGGCCTTGCTCCTTTCCCGGCTGTCCTGAACTGACGGACGGAAGGTACTGCGACATGCATCAAAGGCAAGTGGATGCTTATTACAACAAATACGAACGAGATCCTCAAACAAGAAAAAGCTATGACCGGAGATGGAAACGCATCAGGGACAGATATATCTCAGAGCACCCGCTTTGCGAGGAGTGTCAAAAGTACGGAAGGCTTACACCAGCCGAAGAGGTACATCATATTATCCCTTTATCTAAAGGCGGAACCAATGCAGACAGTAACCTTATGAGCCTGTGCAAACAATGTCACTCATCGATCACTGCCCGCGAAGGAGAACGATGGGCAAGACGGTAGGGGGGTCAAAATCTCTGGTGAAGTAGTTTTGTGCAACGGGCGGGGGGTCACGCGCGAAAAAGCGCAGTTTCAAACGGTGTAAACACACATACAAGCTGCCGATTTACTCGCGCATCAGCAAAAAACGCTTGAATAAGGCAGAGTATGAGGCATTTCTGCGAAATGACCGGGAAATTGTGTATCAATATGGCTTGGACAGGGTTTTACTGCAGAAAAACAATGTTGAGATTTTGGAGGAGCCGGCTTATGTTTTGAGGAATGGCGGTGAGGATACGGAGAGAGATGTTATACGGTTTCGTAACCCCTATCATTTGCGAATACGCTATGACAGGCTAATTGCCGAATGCCTTAAAATATCTCGATCCGAAGCGAAAAGGGTTCTGGAAAACGGAGTGTTATCCGTAGAGGTGGTTCCGTGAAGAAGTGAAACGTGCAAGTTTAATGAGGAATGAAAATCATTGACTTGAAAGTTGACAAGTGATATATTTATTTCAATCATTAATAACGG
This sequence is a window from Defluviitalea raffinosedens. Protein-coding genes within it:
- a CDS encoding type II TA system antitoxin MqsA family protein, which produces MNRNKTFCEECRRDVEYMVETATIKGKLKGEEYEYTGKKAVCTECGSEVYVADIEDENLKALYDTYRQKNGIISLEKILEIPQKYNIGKRPLSLLLGWGEMTFSRYCEGDMPTKQYSDILQKIYDDPAYYKELLEKNKDNLKSLQAYEKSKRKVQELLGEENKTGSKLDSIIQYLLYKCEDITPLALQKALYYVQGFYYAFEGRFLFEEDCEAWVHGPVYRDIYNRYSSYRFDPIESVEAFDESVFTTAEKAILDSVIKNFCCYSGKTLEKFTHLEKPWRHTRDGLPVDAHSNRVIPKELIGKYFVAVKEKFNMLTPGDIEVYSKAIFEQIN
- a CDS encoding HNH endonuclease, with the protein product MPRKPKRPCSFPGCPELTDGRYCDMHQRQVDAYYNKYERDPQTRKSYDRRWKRIRDRYISEHPLCEECQKYGRLTPAEEVHHIIPLSKGGTNADSNLMSLCKQCHSSITAREGERWARR